The Pseudomonas protegens genome contains the following window.
CAACTTGGCCCTCACCAACTGCGCGGCCCGTTCCAGCGTTGGCTCCTGCTCGCAATCGAAGTCTTCGACGGACTGGACACCATGATCATCGACGAAAGTGACTTGCCACTTTTGCATCAGCGCCTCCTCGATAGCCCTGTGAGTGGGCCTACAACATCTCGACCTTGAGCCGAAGGCAAACGTTCCACGGCACGGGCAGGCGAGCCCATAAAAAAGGCCGCCCGGAGGCGGCCTTGATCGAACCCTTGAACCTTCAGCCGATCACGGCTTTTCGGCACGGGTCTTGAGCGCCTTCAGGGTGTTGAAAGGAGCATCCACCACGAACTTGTTGGCCAGCCAGGACGGCACGCTGCCACCGGGCTCGGTGTGCACCTGATAGGTCACTTCGACCTGATCGGCACCCTTGGGCACGAACTTCCAGTAACCCTCGACCTGGGATACGCGCACGAAACCTTTCTCTTCCGGGATGTAGGTCGGCACACCTTCCAGCTTGCGGGTCAGACTGCCGTCCGCGGCTTCGCTGGTGGTGATGTGCAGCACCGAGTCACGGGCAGTGACCGGCCAAGGCGTGTTGAACTGGGTGTAGGTCCAGGTTTGATCGCCTTCGTGCTTGAGCAGTTTCTGGGTCTTGCACTCGTGGATCCAGGCGCAGGCGCCTGCCACGTCTTCCTGCAGCGCACGCAGCTTGGCGATGGAGGTCTTCATGGTGGTGACACCACGGTAGGCCTTGTATTTGGAACCGGCCACTTCACTCAAGGAGATCTTGATGCCGTCTTCATCCTTCGCCGTTTGCCAGTCTTCGGCGTGGGCCGTTGCCGACAACAGCACGGTGAAGCCACAGAGCACAGCCATTCGATACAGCGAACCCATTGTCTTATTCCTTATTGTTGAAGTTCCGTTCATTAAGAACACTCTAAGCCGCTGTCACTTGTTCCCACCATCCGAGCAAGCGGATGGCTTCTTCCCGGCTTTCGCCGCAAACCTCGGGATCTGCCTGAAACGCGCCGCACACCGCTGGCCGCTCCGGCCTACCGAACAAGCCACACAGGTGTTCGACAGACAGGTGCAGGCAACGTTCTCCCGCCAGTTTGCCATTGGGCATTCCGGGGATCGGTGAGCTGATGGAAGGGGCAATGCAGCAGGCGCCACAACCTTCACGGCATTTCATGACGAAAGCTCCTCGCGACAAGCATAGTGTTGAATGACGCCGGACAAGAGTAACCGCTAAAACAGCCGTTTAAAATTACTCAAAGAACGGATTTGACGCACAACCGTGCGTGACTGATCAGTCTCCGACAAAGTGTCGCCAAGACCCGTCACATAGCGGTTGAAGAATTTACTGCTTGAATTCGAAATCCAGGGCTGCGCCTTCGATTTCACGACGCTCCTCATTGCGCAACTGCAACTGCATTTCGTTGCTCAGCAAGCGACCGTTGAGTTGGAATGGACTGCTTTCCTTGGGCTTTTCGCCAAACATTTGCGGCAGCAAAGGTTCGCGCTTGGGCAATGGCACACTGCCGACAGGTTGCAGATGCTTGACCATTTCCGGCGGCAGGCTCAGGTCCAGCTTGGGGCTCTTCAACGGCGTCTTGATGTCTTGATAGGCCCACTTGGATTTGGGCTTGGCTGCTGCCTTTTTGCTTGCCGGCTTGCTCTTGCCAGCGCTGGCCTGGGCTTTGGCCTTGCTCGCCGAGGTCTGCTTGGCGGTAGCTGGCTTGCTCGGGTGGGTGCTGCTGGCAGCCGGTTTATCGGTGGCCGAGGCTGCCTGGACAGGCGTGACAGCGACAACTCCCAACAGGCAGGCAGATAACCAGATGGCAGGAAAAAAGGCATTCATAAAGGCGGGTAGATCGACAAAAGGTTTCCTATGCTCGCTTGTTGCAAGCCCCATGACAAGCACAGGGCCGCATTGTTTAAAAACCGCCGGCTGCCTCCTGGCACAACTGGCTGGCGAGCATGCCCAGGGTCATCAAGGCCCGCTCGGCCTCACGATTCCAGGGGGTGCCGCAATTGAGCCGCACGCAGTGGTTGAACTGCTCGGTGTTACTGAAGATCAACCCCGGGGCAATGCTGATGCCCTGCTGCAAGGCCCGCACATGCAGTTCCTGGGTGTTGACCCGCCCAGGCAGGCTGACCCAGAGAATGAAACCGCCATTGGGCCGAGTAATCTGCGTGCCTTCCGGAAAGTACTGCTGCACCGCCAGTTGAAAGGCGCTGAGGTTCTTGCGGTATTCCTGGCGGATGTAGCGTAAATGCCGGTCATAGCCGCCGTTCTCCAGGTACGCCGCAACGCCCATCTGCGTCACGCTGCACGCCGAATGGGTACTGAAGGTCTGCAGGCGCTGGATCTCCTGCTGGTACTTGCCGGCGATCATCCAGCCGATGCGCACCCCCGGTGACAGGGTCTTGGAGAAACTCGAGCAGTAGATCACC
Protein-coding sequences here:
- a CDS encoding YkgJ family cysteine cluster protein, which encodes MKCREGCGACCIAPSISSPIPGMPNGKLAGERCLHLSVEHLCGLFGRPERPAVCGAFQADPEVCGESREEAIRLLGWWEQVTAA
- a CDS encoding START domain-containing protein — protein: MGSLYRMAVLCGFTVLLSATAHAEDWQTAKDEDGIKISLSEVAGSKYKAYRGVTTMKTSIAKLRALQEDVAGACAWIHECKTQKLLKHEGDQTWTYTQFNTPWPVTARDSVLHITTSEAADGSLTRKLEGVPTYIPEEKGFVRVSQVEGYWKFVPKGADQVEVTYQVHTEPGGSVPSWLANKFVVDAPFNTLKALKTRAEKP